A stretch of DNA from Flavobacteriaceae bacterium MAR_2009_75:
TTTGTGCGAAATGGCGAAAAGGTAGGCCCAACGAAAGGCTTTAGTTGCCAGTTGGTGGTTGACGAGGCCATTTCATGGCTGGAAACTACCGAAGAGGAAAAGCCCTTTTATCTACAGATAACCTTTCACGAACCTCACGAACCAATTGCCTCCCCCAAAGAAATGGTAGACGAGTATTTTCAATATGCCAATGGCGAACCAGAGGCCCAATTTTTTGCCAATGTGGCCAATGTGGATAAAGCCGTGGGTAGACTACTGAAATATTTAGAAGAAAATGGAAAAAACAACACTTTGGTAATTTTTACTTCGGATAATGGACCTGAAACCTATGCCAGATATTCGGGAGCCAAAAGAACTTTCGGGCAAACCGGAGGGTTAAAAGGAAGGAAACTATGGACTACCGAAGCAGGCTTTAGGGTTCCGGGAATAGTAAATTGGATAGGTAAATCAACTTACACCGGAACTTCAGATAATGTGGTTTCAGCGTTGGACATACTTCCTACTTTATGTGAAATTACAGGTGCAGACTTACCGCAAAGAGAACTTGATGGTGAATCTTTTGCCTCGCTACTAAAAACAGGGGAATTCCAAAGAACAAAACCCTTGCTCTGGAGCTTTTATAATGCGTTGAACGAGCACCAAGTAGCCATGCGCCATAAGAACTATAAAATATTGGCCCGATTAAAATACAATGATGACTATTTACCGCAAATAAACAATATTTATCCGGGCAACGAAGAACAAATAAAAGAAGCTGAATTAGTTGATTTTGAGATGTACAACCTAGTTGAGGATCAGAAAGAATCTGAGAATTTGATTACCAAAAACCCTAAACTTTTCCAAGAAATGAAAAGTATATTATCAAAAGAATATGGTCAATTGTTGAAAGGAAGCCA
This window harbors:
- a CDS encoding arylsulfatase A; protein product: MRQKRNNSIVFILTLVLWYTSEVLEQNHEQPNIVVFLCDDLGYGDLGSYGHPIIKTPNIDKLAETGIKMTHFYSAAPVCSPSRVGLLTGRSPNRAGLYDFIPGPKESEDLRHLVHLQKGEETIPARLKTVGYQTALVGKWHCSSLFNNPAQPQPDYFGFDHWFATHNNASPSHENPKNFVRNGEKVGPTKGFSCQLVVDEAISWLETTEEEKPFYLQITFHEPHEPIASPKEMVDEYFQYANGEPEAQFFANVANVDKAVGRLLKYLEENGKNNTLVIFTSDNGPETYARYSGAKRTFGQTGGLKGRKLWTTEAGFRVPGIVNWIGKSTYTGTSDNVVSALDILPTLCEITGADLPQRELDGESFASLLKTGEFQRTKPLLWSFYNALNEHQVAMRHKNYKILARLKYNDDYLPQINNIYPGNEEQIKEAELVDFEMYNLVEDQKESENLITKNPKLFQEMKSILSKEYGQLLKGSHIWQEEAN